A single genomic interval of Megalobrama amblycephala isolate DHTTF-2021 linkage group LG15, ASM1881202v1, whole genome shotgun sequence harbors:
- the LOC125247954 gene encoding endonuclease domain-containing 1 protein-like, with translation MKLLVFLLLPYLSLSEVGKDFSKCRQFFLNNDPPQITLPADVSVKQVKHICQCLKDKNKIKYLYATLYNTAWRIPIYSAYVFGSPNVERVDRWYIEPQLDLGTTAEPCMSPQDRDSIINQAVNCDYVYSGYDRGHLYPVQHTNNHLSMLATSTLTNAAPQDPTFNQQEWKKHEKAVIDDLKGCKGKAYVVTGVVPDINKQIPKRNPIVTVSKYYWRANWCLKNNKVTEKGYFGPDNNGRVEELSIAKLQEKLEKYYNIIIFPSVPPRAQKTPGMVVINSLAFNL, from the exons ATGAAGCTTCTGGTGTTTCTTCTGTTGCCTTACCTCTCTCTGAGTGAGGTTGGGAAGGATTTTAGTAAATGCAGGCAGTTCTTTTTGAATAATGACCCTCCTCAGATCACACTACCGGCGGACGTCTCAGTCAAGCAAGTCAAGCACATCTGTCAGTGTCTTAAGGATAAGAACAAGATAAAGTATCTTTATGCAACTTTGTACAACACAGCATGGAGGATCCCCATCTACTCAGCGTATGTGTTTGGGAGCCCAAATGTTGAGAGGGTTGACCGCTGGTACATTGAACCTCAG CTGGATCTAGGAACTACTGCTGAGCCGTGTATGAGTCCTCAAGATCGCGACAGCATTATTAATCAGGCTGTGAATTGTGACTACGTTTATTCTGGTTATGACAGAGGTCATCTGTACCCGGTGCAGCACACGAACAATCATCTCTCCATGCTGGCCACCTCCACCCTGACCAACGCCGCTCCACAGGACCCAACGTTCAATCAGCAGGAATGGAAGAAACACGAGAAGGCTGTTATTGATGATCTGAAAGGCTGTAAAGGCAAGGCTTATGTGGTGACTGGTGTAGTTCCTGATATCAACAAACAAATTCCAAAACGTAACCCTATAGTTACTGTCTCAAAGTATTACTGGAGAGCCAACTGGTGTCTAAAGAACAATAAGGTCACTGAGAAGGGTTACTTTGGACCTGATAACAATGGCAGAGTGGAGGAATTATCAATTGCAAAGCTACAGGAAAAGCTggaaaaatattacaatattataattttcCCAAGCGTACCCCCCAGGGCCCAAAAGACCCCCGGGATGGTGGTAATAAATAGTTTAGCCTTTAACCTATGA